Genomic DNA from Streptomyces diastaticus subsp. diastaticus:
CCGGGTGTGGTCCACCCAGTGGCCGACACCCGTGGCCTGTGCGGCGGTGGCCCAGTCGCCGGTCACGTTCGTGACGTACGGGATGCGCGGCGGCCGCAGGGTGAGGGTGCGCAGGTGGCCGGCGAAGCTCTCCAGGATCGGGTCGAGGACGTGCGAGTGGGCCGCCGCGGGCATCCGCAGCCGGCGGAACGGCACGTCGCGGCGGGCCAGTTCCGCCTCCAGCCGGTCGACCGCGTCGGTGTCCCCGGCGACCGTGCACGCCGCCGGGCTGTTGACCGCCGCCAGCGACAGCCCCTCGCCCAGCAGCGGGAGGACGGTGTCGGCGGCGGCCGCGACGCCGACGGTGGCACCGCCCGAGGAGGTGATGAGCCGGACGCGCTCGGCCACCACCGGCAGCGCCTCGTCGATCTCCATCACCCCGGCCAGGCAGGCAGCGGTGTACTCGCCCAGCGAGTGCCCGATCAGGGCGTCGGGCCGGACCCCCGCCTCCATCAGGGTGCGGGCCAGCGCGTACTCGGTGACGAACAGCGCCAGGAAGGCCGCCGTGCTGCCCGGCTCCACCTCCTCGAACAGGGCGGTGCGCAGGTCCGCCCCGAGCACCGGCCGTAGCACCGCGGAACACCGGTCGACGGCGTCCCGGTAGACGTCGTTCTCCTGGTACAGCCCGCTGCCCATGCCGACGTACTGGGTGCCGCCGCCCGGCAGCAGGAACGCCACCTTCGGCGCCTCGTCGGGCACCGGCCGCACGTCGGGCACCGCCGCGCGCAGCGCGTCCACCGCCTCCCGCACCGACGTCGCGGAGACGGCGAGCCGGTGCCGCAGCGCGGGCCGGTCCGAGCGCAGCGCGCCCGCCACGTCGTCGAGCCGCAGCCCGGGACGCTCCTCCAGACGACGGGCGAGGGCGCCGGCCTGGCCGCGCAACGCGCCCGGCGTGCGTGCCGACAGCGGCAGGACGAGCCGGCGCCCGTCCTCCTCGGGACGCGGCGGAGCGGCCGGGACCGGCGGAGCCTCTTCCAGGATGACGTGCGCGTTGGTGCCGCCGACCCCGAAGGCGCTGACCGCGGCCCGCCGGGGACGGCCGGTCGACGGCCACTCCTCCAGCGTGGTCGGCACCCGGAACGGTCCCGACGCGAAGTCGATGAGCGGGTTCGGCCGGTCGAAGTGCAGACTGGGCGGAATCTGGCGGTGCTCCAGCGCGAGCACCGCCTTGACGAGCCCCGCCATCCCCGCCGCCGCGCCCAGGTGCCCGATGTTGGTCTTCACCGAGCCCAGGGCGCAGTACCCGCGCCGGTCGGTGCTCTGGCGGAACGCCTCGGTGAGCGCCGCGACCTCGATGGGGTCGCCGATGCGGGTGGCGGTGCCGTGCGCCTCGACGAGTCCGATGGTGTCGGCGTCGATCCCGGCCTGCGCCTGCGCGGCGAGTACCACCTCCGTCTGGCCCTGCGCGCTGGGCGCGGTGAAGCCGACCTTGCGGCGGCCGTCGTTGTTGACGGCCGTGGCGCGCACGACGGCCCGGACACGGTCGCCGTCGGCCAGCGCGTCCTCCAGCCGCTTGAGGACCACCGCGCCCACGCCGTCGCCGGAAGAGGTGCCCGCCGCGTCGTCGGCGAAGGTGCGGCAGTGCCCGTCGGGTGAGAACGGCCCGCCAGGCACGTGGCGGTAGCCCAGGTGGGCCGAGGGGTTCAGGGAGACCGCCGCCGCCAGCGCGGTGTCGCAGCGGTACTCGACGAGGTCCTGGAAAGCGGAGTGCAGCGCGACCAGTCCCGTGGAGCAGGCCGTCTGGAGCGACAGGCTCGGGCCGGTCAGGCCCAGTTCGTAGGAGACGCGGGTGGCGAGCGTGCCCAGCGAGTTGGCGGTGGCCGCGTGGACCAGCGCCACCGATCCGGGCTGCCCGGCGAAACGGGGGTGCACGTGCGCGGGGTAGTAGCGGCTGTCGCCGCTGCCCGCGTACACCCCGGTCGTGCGGGACGGGTTGTCCTCGCCGGGGCAGCCGGCGTCCTCCAGCGCGTGGTAGGCCGTCTCCAGCAGCAGGCGCTGCTGCGGGTCGACGACCGCCGCCTCGGCCGGGCTGTACCCGAAGAAGCCCGAGTCGAAGCGGTCGATGCCCTCGATCACCGACGCCATCCGGATGAGGGACGGGTCGTCGAGGTCCTCCGGATCACCGCCCGCGGCGAGGAACTCCTCGTCGCTGACGGGCCGTACGGACTCGTGGCCCCGGGCGAGGTTGTCCCAGAAGGCGTCGACGTCGTCGGCGCCGGGGAAGCGGGCCGCCATGCCGATCACGGCGACGGCGGGCGCCTCGTCCTCCGGCGTGGCCTGCGACTCATCCATGGCGTCGGTCCTTCCTCTGCTGTGCGGACCGGCGGGCGCTCCGCGCGGCCCGCTGGCGCTCCGCCTGCTGCTTGGCCCGCTCCAGCCCGGAGTGCGCGGGAGCGGGGGCGTCCGGGGCGGGCCCGGACGCGGCGTCCGGCGCCGCGGGTGCGGCAGTGCCCTGCGCGGAGAGGTGCCGGGCCAGTGCGCGCACGGTGGGATGGGTGAAGAGGTCCACGACGCCCAGCTCGCACCCGAGCGCCTTGTTGACCGCGGTCTGCGCCGCGACGAGCAGCAGCGAGTTGCCGCCGAGGTCGAAGAAGTTCTCGTCCCGGCCCACCCGGTCGCGGCCCAGGACCGTGCACCACACCGTGGCGAGCTCGGTCTCCAGCCGCCGCAGTTCCTCGCCGCCGCCCGTCTCGGCACCCCGGTTGGCGGCGCCGGCCGACCGCAGGACGAACGTGCCGTTTGGGCCGGCGGCCCGCGCGGCCGCGCCGTACAGGGCGCCCAGGTCGGTGCCCTCGTCGAGGGCCACCCGGGCCGCCGTGC
This window encodes:
- a CDS encoding type I polyketide synthase, which translates into the protein MDESQATPEDEAPAVAVIGMAARFPGADDVDAFWDNLARGHESVRPVSDEEFLAAGGDPEDLDDPSLIRMASVIEGIDRFDSGFFGYSPAEAAVVDPQQRLLLETAYHALEDAGCPGEDNPSRTTGVYAGSGDSRYYPAHVHPRFAGQPGSVALVHAATANSLGTLATRVSYELGLTGPSLSLQTACSTGLVALHSAFQDLVEYRCDTALAAAVSLNPSAHLGYRHVPGGPFSPDGHCRTFADDAAGTSSGDGVGAVVLKRLEDALADGDRVRAVVRATAVNNDGRRKVGFTAPSAQGQTEVVLAAQAQAGIDADTIGLVEAHGTATRIGDPIEVAALTEAFRQSTDRRGYCALGSVKTNIGHLGAAAGMAGLVKAVLALEHRQIPPSLHFDRPNPLIDFASGPFRVPTTLEEWPSTGRPRRAAVSAFGVGGTNAHVILEEAPPVPAAPPRPEEDGRRLVLPLSARTPGALRGQAGALARRLEERPGLRLDDVAGALRSDRPALRHRLAVSATSVREAVDALRAAVPDVRPVPDEAPKVAFLLPGGGTQYVGMGSGLYQENDVYRDAVDRCSAVLRPVLGADLRTALFEEVEPGSTAAFLALFVTEYALARTLMEAGVRPDALIGHSLGEYTAACLAGVMEIDEALPVVAERVRLITSSGGATVGVAAAADTVLPLLGEGLSLAAVNSPAACTVAGDTDAVDRLEAELARRDVPFRRLRMPAAAHSHVLDPILESFAGHLRTLTLRPPRIPYVTNVTGDWATAAQATGVGHWVDHTRRTVRFADGIAALWERERPVLVEIGPGDSLTKLARARLDGEDPVTVTTMRHAKARAADGFVFAEALGRLWSAGVDAALPRAPRPPRSAGRVPLPGYAFERHRHWIDAPGARAPQESGPRSRTPAPGGGAGLAPRPHLATAHVAPSTPRERAVAALWEESLGIGGIGVHDNFFDLGGDSMRAVLLVGRLRRQGVLDVPAASLLAAPTVAGLLAAAQDGQDAVAGPAALAPLLPLRAEGDRRPLFCVHPGAGVSWRYTGLLPHLGADQPVFGIQAAGLDGTRQPARDAREMVEGCLGLVRSVQPDGPYRLLGWSYGGFVAHAMACALQEQGEEVELLALLDAPLPHAGEHDAGTAERQVAGLLSRVAGLPAGADGPPGVEDVLDRVGEAHRAGSSPVSRDEAASIAAVMRNNLRIAPEFTPGVFRGDALFFSATQDLVPAADARDLSLAAGKADAWRPYVRGAFEDHAVPCGHYDMTEPDPIARIGEVVAKALRPASG